The sequence below is a genomic window from Saccopteryx leptura isolate mSacLep1 chromosome 3, mSacLep1_pri_phased_curated, whole genome shotgun sequence.
attcaagaggaaggaagacttccaagctccttttatgaggcaagcataattctgattccaaaaccaggcaaagacaacacaaagaaagaaaactataggccaatatccctgatgaatttagatgcaaaaatcctcaacaaaatattagcaaaccggatccaacaatatatggaaaaaaaaatcatacaccacaatcaagtgggatttattcttgggaggcaaggctggtacaatattcacaaatcaatcaatgtgattcatcacataaacaaaaggaaggagaaaagacacatgataatttcaatagatgcagaaaaagcatttgataaaatccagcacccattcatgatcaaacctctcagcaaagtgggaatacagggaacatacctcaacatgataaaggccatctatgacaaacccatagccaacatcatactcaatgggcaaaaatgaaaagcaatccacttaagatcaggaacaaggcaggggtgccccctttcacccctcttattcaacatagttctggaattcctagccacagcaatcatacaagaagaagaaataaaaggcatgcaagttggaaaagaagaagtaaaactatcattatttgcagatgatatgatattgtatatagaaaatcctaaagtctcagtcaaaaaactactggacctgataaatgaattcagcaaggtggcaggatataaaattaacactcagaaatcagaggtatttttatacactaacaatgaactgtcagaaagagaaattaaggaagcaatccccttttctattgcaaccaaaaaaataaagtacctaggaataaatttaaccagggagattaaagacttgtactcggaaaattataaaacattgataaaagaaatcagggaagatacaaacaagtggaagcatataccgtgctcatggttaggaagaataaacaccattaaaatatctatattacccaaagcaatttataaattcaatgcaataccgattaaaataccaatgacttacttcaaagatatagaacatacattccaaaactttatatggaaccaaaagagaacacgaatagcgtcagcaatcttgaaaaggaagaataaagtgggaggtatcactcttccggatatcaagttatactacaaggtcattgtactcaaaagagcctggtactggcataagaacaggcatatagatcaatggaacagaacagagaacccagaaataaacccacagctctatggacaaatgatatttgacaaaggaggtaagagcatacattggagtaaagacagcctctttaataaatggtgttgagaaaattggacagctacctgcaaaaaaatgaaactagaccaccgacttataccattcacaaaaataaactcaaaatggataaaagacttaaatgtaaggcatgaaagcataagcatcttagaagaaaacataggcagtagctctccgacatctctcacagcaatatatttgccaatttatctccacgggcaagtgaaataaaagacaggataaacaaatgggactatatcaaactaaaaagcttctgcacagctaaagacaataagaacagaataaaaagagaaactacacaatgggagaatatatttgacaatacgtctgataaggggttaataaccaaaatttataaagaacttgtaaaactcaataccaggaagacaaacaatccaatccaaaaatgggcgaaagaaatgaatagacacttctccaaagaggacatacagatggccaataggcagatgaaaaaatactcaacatcattaatgattagagaaatgcaaattaaaaccacaatgagatatcacctcacaccagtcagaatggcgctcatcaacaaaacaacacagaataagtgctggtgaggatgtggagaaaagggaaccctcctgaactgctggtgggaatgcagattgtgcagccactgtggaaaacaatatggacatttctcaagaaattaaaaatcgaactgcctttgacccagctatcccacttttaggaatataccccaagaacaccatagcactggttgaaaagaagaaatgcaccccatgtttatggcagcattgttcacaatagcgaagatctggaaacagcccaagtgtccgtcagtggacgagtggattaaaaagctttggtacatatatactatggaatactactcaaccataagaaatgatgacatcagatcatttacaacaatatgaatggaccttgataacattatactgagcgaaataagtaaatcagaaaaaactaagaactgtatgattccatacataggtgggacataaaaatgagactcagagacatggacaagagtgtgggggtttaggggtgggggggaggagagggaggggtaggggaaggggaggggcacaaagaaaaccagttagaaggtgacagaagacaattggactttgggtgatgggaatgcagcataatcaaatgtcaaaataacctagagatgttttctctgaacatatgtaccctgatttatcaatgtcaccccattaaaattaatttttaaaaaaagggtggggaaggcttagtcctaaaaccaagcccaagctacaaggatcctgcctgcccacagcccacccccaacacacattaatacaatcacgcccattttaagcataagggcaactaatatcatcatctgggagatgggcttccacgtgggcagcgccatctttaacaaagagagcataatatattttatctgcccaacaaacaatataaataaaatgatctcttccataaaaaaatacataaataaaataaaataaaataaaatgggcagaggagcccatgctggagaagagcagagaaaggccatgtgtagcagaggagaagcagccaagatggcgcggagtgctgaggagaagccagtctgtgcagagaaaaggagatggggaacagagggtattaaggctggtgaggtacctttgatcctaggaaaacttggttaagtcagtggctttgggagcccagaatggaaagagaagtgttttcccactgtgtatatttcttgcctcctgggtgcaagctaggattaaagctaatggcacacacacacacacacacacacacacacacacacacacacaaagtgggtAGAAGTGCAAGCACCAGAGCAGGTGCTGGATAAATACCAGCTACCAAGATACCACTAAATTATTAATTGTTACAAAAGAAAGCATCCTCCtcaatgctcaataaatgctttgGTGAAATAGCGCCAGCCTTCTCGGGGATTGCGCGATCACGAAGGAGCATGGTCGCTGATGctggggggccgggggggggggggggggggggggggggggagggggtgtcccGAGGCCATCTTCTTGGACAAGTGACCTCGCTCCGGCCTTGACTTCACCCGCGTCCCCTTTAAGAGTGAGGCCATGACGTCATCTTCACACGGCGCAGCCTACCTTGGAAGTGCCCAACAGTTCTTCCAGGCGGTTTCAATTGGCTGGCTAGCACCTAGCGACGCCGCCCCCATGCTCGCAACCGGCCCCAGGCGTGTGCGGTCAATCGGCCCAGGTGGGAGCGCTGATTGGCCTCGGGGAGCGCCCTCCAGAGAAGCTTCCGTAGGCTGCACGCTCCGGGTGGGAGGGGCGCGGCCCTGCGTCTGGAGCCGCTGTGGTCCGATccgcccgcctgcccgcccgccGGTCCCTCCTGCTGCTTGACAGCTGGCAGGGCCGGCCGGCCAGGCCATGGAGTCCTACGACATCATCGCCAACCAGCCCGTGGTCATCGACAACGTGAGGCCCAGCAGCTGGGGGGAAGGCGGGCGCCCCGCCCCCGGGTCGCACGCGGCGGCGCGGGGAGGGACCCCGCCCGTCTGGACTGGTCCTCCGCGCGTTGCCCGCTCCGGACCCGCGCGCACGCTTGGCCCTGTAGCCCAGCCGTTGGGGCCAGCCCCCACCGGCCCGTGCTGGGCATCTTGGGAGAGCAGGAGTGACAGTAGGAGGCCCTGCCCGGGGACGTACCCCGGACCCTGCTCGGTTGAGATTGGGGCCACTGGTCAGGTTTCCACCCCAGCCCCTTCACTCCTCCCCTTCGGGCTGTGGGTCTGTCTGCCCCCATGGTGGAGAAGGGATGGCATTAGCTCTTTTGCACAGAGTTGGCTTCATCTTTTGAAGAAGGGTGGCTGGGGGACCTGTACAACAGCGCTTCCCAACGAGCTGCACCCGAGGCAGGGCCTTCAGAGTGGACAGGCCCTACTGCTCTCTTTCCCTGGGACTGGGGACAATGCAAGTTCAACTCTACCGGCCATAAATCCACCACCACGTGATTGGCCACTTGGCTACTTTGACTTCTAACGTGCTCCTGTGCAGAGCAGAAATGCCACAGCTGGCAGGGCGGGAGAGAGTTCAGGACCTCTTTTCCCAGGACCTATAAACAATTGGGGATAATTGTTTGGAAGCTTCAGAGGAAGGGTGCCTGGCGTCCTTGTGGCCTTGTCCTGCAGCCCTGGGGCTCAGCATGCTGTCAGCTGCCCTCTGAGGATTTCTAGCCTCAGAAATTTCTGGTCCATAGGAAGAAAATGGATGGCTCCGGATACCTCTGGTGTGTGAGCCTTGCAGTTTTTGAAAATGACTCCCTACTCTTTCTGGAATCTGTCTCCCACCCACATGACTCCGTGTCATCCTTGAGTGTCTCTTTTTTGGAGTACCCATGTGGGCTCCCTGAGCCACAGCAAGGGATGTTTAATAAGAAGGCTAGAACTGAGCTTGAGGATGCTCTCTAGCATTCTATAGGAAGGACGAAGTGGGTAAAAGTGGTTCCCTTCTTGGCAGGCAAATAATTCATTTAGGCTAATCAATAAGCTTATGAATTCTGAAGGCCACCTGCATTGTCCCTGTGGGTTTCTAGCTGCTCTGTATCTTGGGGATGTTTATTCTTGCACATTGCAGACAGACCCAAAGTGTTGTAATGAAGTGGGGCCAGAGGCTGTTGAAAAAAACTATGTTTAGAGGTTGCTTCTGGCTGGCATTGGGGAGTAGCTTTGCCATTGATCCCTCTTGCTGGAAGCTGACCCCGGAGTGTTCAGAAGTGGATGGACTTTATGGGCTCTCAGtctcttgttggttttttgggcTATCTGATTCTTACTTTTGAGGGGCTGGCTTGTGCACCATGGGGTGTTTAGCAgcgtccctggcctctacccactagatgctagGAGCATCCCCCCATCCCCAGTCTACAGACATTGCCAAATTTGGGGGGAGGGAATGCAAAGTTgccacccccacacacaaacacTGTTTGAGCCACTGGTGTACTTGTAAATGATCTTGCTTTCTATGCAGGATCTCGCTTCCTCCCCACACACAGGGCACTGCCTTCATTTGGACGTGAATGCAGGCAGCTAAACATTGTTTTTCCTTTCAGGGTTCTGGGGTGATCAAGGCTGGCTTTGCAGGAGATCAGATTCCCAAATACTGTTTCCCAAACTAGTAAGTGTTGCTCAGGCAGCAGCCCTAATCCTTTTGTTTGCTTCCCAGGAGAATAGTGGCCTTGTGTCTTAGAGGCCAACCTTGTCCCCACCTGTAGGGAAGACACCAGATTTGTGTGACTGACACTGTTGAGAGTCTGGAAGGAGTGGACAGGTGCTCTGGGCTTCCCCCTCCTCTTTAGAGCCTGCTATAGTCCCACACTGAGCACAGGAGAAACCCCGGCAATCCCCTGGGGACAGGGTGTGGTAGCAGCAGCAAGAATAAAAGGGAAAAGCTTCTGGGAGAAAGATGTGACCTCTGAGGAAGAAGATTGGGGATTTAGGGTACAGACACCTCTTTCTCCCAGAAGAGGTTTTCTTTGGCACTTATTTTTAGACTATAGAACATATTTTTCTATGGTTTTGGTGATGACGGGGGTCAGAGGAGATGAAACCTGGAGAAAGCCTTGGGTACACCTTTACTCTAGCCCTTTGGGATATCTCCCTGCAGCAGTGTCACTTCGCAAATCCTGGAGGCTTTAGAGTGGTTAGCCTAAGGCTGGGGTTTGGGGGTCCTGGGGCCTCTGAAGTGGCTGGCTATGCCAGGACCCGAGGCCTGGTCTAGAAAGGAACTAGCACAGAATACCCAGTAGGGCTTCAGCTTTCCTTTCTGAACCCCACTTAGGTGTAATTAAGGTTCCTGTTGACGTGCAGGCAACTTGAGTCAAATTTTGGACTCTCTATTTCAGAAGCCATGGCCATGAAAGGGGGCAGGATCAACTGagtgagagaaggacagacagggatcTACTACCTAGCTTCCTGGGGCCATCCTCCCTAGGTCTGCAGATAGTGGTGGCAGCTAGGTCCTCCTGACATGGAGAGCATGGgcagagtcactggctgcagaagCTGACCCTCTGTCAGAACTGGGCCCTGGAGGGCTGACGTTTCTGAGCTCAGCCCTCTCTGGGAGGGACACCTTTGTTTCTGACCCTGAGCTTTCTGTCCTGCTAAGGCCTGCTCTGTAGTCTCATATCCCATATCCCTGGCTTCTGACCTTTGCCCCATGGCCACATCCTGATGCTTTGGAGTAAGTTACTCCACCACTGGAGCCCCAGCTACCTCACTGACTTGACCTGTCCTCGCAGTGTCGGGCGCCCTAAGCACATGCGGGTGATGgcgggagccctggaaggggaCCTCTTCATTGGACCAAAAGCAGAGGTAACGTCTGTGGAGCCTGCATTTTCCTAGGTCTAGAGTCTTCATAGTCCTAGGAACATCACCTGGGGGACAGAGCTGTACTAGAGAGGCCCCTGGGTCTCTCTCTGGGCCATGTGCCAGGTGCCCTTCTGGGCTCTCCAGTTTTCAACTTGAAGAACTCTTCCCTGTAACGAGGCAATGGttcctgggggcagggggcagttaGACTACGTCATGCCCCATCTTTTGAAAGCTGTAAAGAGTTGATTAAAAAGTGACTTAAAAAGTCTGAATTACCCAGACTTGATAACTGATATCAACAACTGCTGTGGAGACACCTCTTGCATCCCAGCTGGGGTGACTTGCCAGGGGGCCACACGGCTGGCCAGAAGGGCGCTCAGGAAGAGCTGATATGTGTGGTGGGGGGGGATTACAAGCAAGTGCATATTAGGCATCTGGGGAACATAACATGGAATGCTGGGGGCTGGGGCCTTAGCTGGAATATAGATAGGGACTCTCAGGAGACAGGTCATTAGGGAGAGGCCAAGAGGGCCTTGGCAAGAAGGGGACATTGAAGGACAAGTTCATGCAGGACACATGAGCACTGGCTGGGGAGCTAGGAGGAGCAGGGGTTAGGGGGTGACAAGTGACCACAGGAGGGGACTGTACAGGTGCTGATGGGAGCTGTAACCATGAGTGGTAGAGGTGGAAGCTGGGCAGCTTGTGGGGAGAACATATTGGCAGTGAGTAGAGAGCAGCGTGaccaggggaggaagaggagggactgGAAGATGTCAGGGAGCACATCACCACCCTCCCTTGTACCCAGACAGGTAAGGCAGGCTGGGCTCTGAGAGGCTGCCGAGCAGTTGAACCTATACTGAGTTCAGGACCCCCCACAGCTCATGAGGGCAGCCTCTAGGAAGGCAGAAAGCAGTAGCTGGGCGAGGGACCTGAAGCCACACTGGCCTTTCCGTCCCTTTTCCGCAGGAGCACCGGGGGCTGCTAGCCCTGCGCTACCCTATGGAGCACGGTGTGGTACGGGACTGGAACGACATGGAGCGCATCTGGCAGTACATCTACTCCAAGGACCAGCTGCAGACCTTCTCTGAGGAGGTGTGGCAGCCAGGCCTCCCACGGGCTCCGAGTCCCCTTGCTGTGCCTGCCCTCCGCACTGTGCTCACTATTGGTCAGGCTTCCAGGTTTCCTGGATTTTGATAGGGGCTTCCACCTCTTCACTGTATGGGAGGGCACAACAGTCAGTGGTAGCCAAGCAGAAACTTCCAGAGAAAGTTGGCTCTTTGGAAGAATAACTGCCAATAGGTGACAGTATGGTGACCTCAAGAAGTACATCAGGCTGCAACTACATGCGCTCAGTGTTGGGGCTGGCTCTTTGGAGAGATCCTTTCAAGGACTACCATGCTGTCTGTGCACATGCCCACAACTCTGCCGTCTCTTGTAGCATCCTGTTCTCCTAACGGAAGCCCCGCTCAACCCGAGTAAGAACCGGGAGAAGGCAGCAGAGGTGTTCTTTGAGACCTTCAACGTGCCAGCCCTCTTTATCTCCATGCAGGCCGTACTCAGCCTGTGAGTGATCCTCTGCGTCGCCCTCCTCCCTGGGCCATCCTCCTGCTCAAGGCTTCCCTACAGAAACAACCCTCTGATAATAACTGTTTTAGGGAGTTCCTTGTGTCCCTTTTCTAGACTAGATAATGCATCTATCTGTCCCAGGGTTCCTTTCAGGGGTGGGAGGTCCCCATGCCTTATTGGCTGAGGTGAAGGGATGCTGACCTGCTGACAGGTATGCAACAGGACGTACAACAGGAGTGGTTTTAGACTCGGGGGATGGGGTCACCCACGCTGTCCCTATCTACGAGGGCTTTGCCATGCCACATTCCATCATGCGGGTGGACGTTGCTGGCCGCGACGTCTCTCGCTATCTCCGGCTGCTGCTGCGCAAAGAAGGTGTCGACTTTCACACCTCAGCTGAATTCGAGGTTGTTCGGACAATCAAAGAGGTAATGAAGGGCAGGAGTGGGTGGAGATGAGCTGGAGGGGGAATGAGGTTGTGTGGGTGTCCCAGTGCAGCCTTCTGAGGGTgtgtccctgcctcctgcctccctcgCAGAGAGCATGCTACCTGTCCATCAACCCGCAGAAGGATGAGGCTCTGGAGACAGAGAAGGTGCAATACACCTTGCCGGATGGCAGCATGCTTGACGTAAGTcgcccagcctggccctgggtgGCAGTGGTGCTGCTTGGACCTGGAAGAGAAAGAGGCCTGTCTGCCTCAATCTTACATTCCAAAGGTGGGGCCAGCACGATTCCGGGCCCCTGAGCTGCTGTTCCAGCCGGACCTGGTAGGGGATGAGAGCGAGGGACTCCATGAGGTGCTGGTCTTTGCCATCCACAAGTCTGACCTGGACCTCCGCCGGACACTGTTCGCCAATATCGTGCTTTCAGGTGGCTCCACGCTGTTCAAAGGTACCCTGGTTTGGGAGGTGGTGGTAGGACTTGGGGGGCCAAGAGCATCTGGACCTTCACCTGCATCCTGCTCCCTGCCACCCAATTTCTAGTGACTTTTTGGTGCTCAGTAGGCAATTTCTTTTAAAGGGTAAGATTTTAATGacatttcattcattttgtaAATAGATATTATATAAGATCTAAAATGTGTTAGATGAAGGGTCCTTTCCCCGTTGTCCTGGTCACCCCTTCCCTCCACACAGGGTTTGCTGGTTTTGTCAACTACCTCCCTGAGCAGATAAGAAAATGTGCATCATCCCCATATACACATAAACTACATGTTCTACACATCCCGACCACGTATGGCTCACTTAGCATCATATCTGGCATGTCTTTTCCTCACCCTGTAAGTTCTTTTCACGTGGCCATGCGGAATTTCACTGAATGGATGGGTCATGTAGCTGTCTTCCTGCTCGTAGCTCTTGCGAGAGTTGCGGTCATTTCTAATCACAGAGATGTTTACTGGGCACGGTCCTGCACTGTCGTTTCATGTGGTGAGAAGATACCTAAAGTGTAAACCCTCTAATAGAACAGCTGAGTCAGGGCGGTGTGCCCTTGTTATTTGGTGGGTACTGCCAGTTTTCTCCTGAGAGCTTGTGCCCTGCCGCCTGCCCAACACCGTGTGTGATCTTTGCCCATCTGATGCACAGAGTGGTACATGTTTTCTCCTGATTTGTCATTTGCCTTTGACTTTGCTTGTGGCGGGTTTTGGCTGCTGGAGCATTGGATGAGGAAGAACACGGGGGCCAGCAGAGCCATGTGACTTGGGGTTCCATTTCATGTCACTTCTCTTTGGAGGCTGGACCCCCTGCAGGCCCGGTGCTGGGTCTTTTCTGCCTTCGAGGTGGCTTGTGCCTACCTTCAATCCTGGAATGAACTGATGAAAGGAGGGCGGCAGCTGGGGGGCACCAGGCTGGATATGGGGTGGCTAATGGTAAGGAGGTGGCTGTGGATCCCAGGCTGGATGTGTTCACAGGATTTGGCGACCGATTACTAAGTGAAGTGAAGAAGCTTGCCCCAAAGGATGTCAAAATCAAGGTGAGAATGTGGAGAGTGCCCATGGGCATGAGAGTGTTGGGAAGCCTTGACCCAGGAGGACAGGGTACATGCCTCCTCCAGAGACCCTCTCATTTCCAGCTTAGCCCAGCCATCCCTCCCATTTGCCTCTTCCCCTTGCTCCCAGCTGATGCACGTGCTGCCTGGCCTCAGGCTCTGTGGGAATCGCCCCCAAGACTAGGACGGGGCAGGGATAGGCAGTTATGTTGCTGCTTGCTCCCTCTAGATCTCAGCGCCTCAGGAACGGCTGTACTCCACATGGATCGGGTGAGGCGGGGCTCCTGGGGTGGGGTCTGGGAGGAAACCATTTTGCCCTGGACACTTTTCCAAGGGTTGGCTCAGCCCAGGTGGAGGT
It includes:
- the ACTR1B gene encoding beta-centractin isoform X1 — its product is MESYDIIANQPVVIDNGSGVIKAGFAGDQIPKYCFPNYVGRPKHMRVMAGALEGDLFIGPKAEEHRGLLALRYPMEHGVVRDWNDMERIWQYIYSKDQLQTFSEEHPVLLTEAPLNPSKNREKAAEVFFETFNVPALFISMQAVLSLYATGRTTGVVLDSGDGVTHAVPIYEGFAMPHSIMRVDVAGRDVSRYLRLLLRKEGVDFHTSAEFEVVRTIKERACYLSINPQKDEALETEKVQYTLPDGSMLDVGPARFRAPELLFQPDLVGDESEGLHEVLVFAIHKSDLDLRRTLFANIVLSGGSTLFKGFGDRLLSEVKKLAPKDVKIKISAPQERLYSTWIGGSILASLDTFKKMWVSKKEYEEDGARAIHRKTF
- the ACTR1B gene encoding beta-centractin isoform X2, which codes for MRVMAGALEGDLFIGPKAEEHRGLLALRYPMEHGVVRDWNDMERIWQYIYSKDQLQTFSEEHPVLLTEAPLNPSKNREKAAEVFFETFNVPALFISMQAVLSLYATGRTTGVVLDSGDGVTHAVPIYEGFAMPHSIMRVDVAGRDVSRYLRLLLRKEGVDFHTSAEFEVVRTIKERACYLSINPQKDEALETEKVQYTLPDGSMLDVGPARFRAPELLFQPDLVGDESEGLHEVLVFAIHKSDLDLRRTLFANIVLSGGSTLFKGFGDRLLSEVKKLAPKDVKIKISAPQERLYSTWIGGSILASLDTFKKMWVSKKEYEEDGARAIHRKTF